The proteins below are encoded in one region of Brassica napus cultivar Da-Ae chromosome A6, Da-Ae, whole genome shotgun sequence:
- the LOC106346649 gene encoding ABC transporter G family member 40, giving the protein MERTSFQKASNSLRRDSSAWKRDSGMEIFSRSSREEDDEEALKWAALEKLPTFDRLRKGILTASHGINQIDIEKLGFQDTKKLLERLIKVGDDEHEKLLWKLKNRIDRVGIDLPTIEVRFDHLKVEAEVHVGGRALPTFVNFMSNFADKLLNSLHLLPNRKKKFTILNDVSGIVKPGRMALLLGPPSSGKTTLLLALAGKLDHELKETGRVTYNGHGMNEFVPQRAAAYIGQNDVHIGEMTVRETFAYAARFQGVGSRYDMLTELARREKEANIKPDPDIDVFMKATSTAGEETNVMTDYILKILGLEVCADTMVGDDMLRGISGGQKKRVTTGEMLVGPSRALFMDEISTGLDSSTTYQIVNSLRNYVHIFNGTALISLLQPAPETFDLFDDIFLIAEGEIIYEGPREHVVEFFETMGFKCPPRKGVADFLQEVTSKKDQMQYWSRPDEPYRFIRVREFAEAFQSFHVGRRMGDELAVPFDKKKSHPAALTTKKYGVGIKELVNTSFSREYLLMKRNSFVYYFKFGQLLVMAFATMTLFFRTEMQKKTVVDGSLYTGALFFILMMLMFNGMSELSMTIAKLPVFYKQRDLLFYPAWVYSLPPWLLKIPISFIEAALTAFITYYVIGFDPNIGRLFKQYILLVLMNQMASALFKMVAALGRNMIVANTFGAFAMLVFFALGGVVLSKDDIKKWWIWGYWISPIMYGQNAIVANEFFGHSWSRAVPNSSDTLGVTVLKSRGFLPHAYWYWIGTGALLGFVVLFNFGFTLALTYLNSLGKPQAVLTEEPASNETELLVVEANNKKKGMVLPFEPHSITFDNVIYSVDMPQEMIEQGTQEDKLVLLKGVNGAFRPGVLTALMGVSGAGKTTLMDVLAGRKTGGYIDGNITISGYPKNQQTFARISGYCEQTDIHSPHVTVYESLVYSAWLRLPKEVDSNTRKMFIDEVMDLVELTPLRQALVGLPGESGLSTEQRKRLTIAVELVANPSIIFMDEPTSGLDARAAAIVMRTVRNTVDTGRTVVCTIHQPSIDIFEAFDELFLLKRGGEEIYVGPLGHESSHLINYFESIQGISKITEGYNPATWMLEVSTTSQEAALRVDFAQLYKNSELYKRNKDLIKELSQPAPGSKDLYFPTQYSQSFWTQCMASLWKQHWSYWRNPPYTAVRFLFTIGIALMFGTMFWDLGGKTRTQQDLSNAMGSMYTAVLFLGLQNAASVQPVVNVERTVFYREQAAGMYSAMPYAFAQVFIEMPYVLVQAVVYGLIVYAMIGFEWTAAKFFWYLFFMYGSFLTFTFYGMMAVAMTPNHHIASVVSSAFYGIWNLFSGFLIPRPSMPVWWEWYYWLCPVSWTLYGLITSQFGDITTPMADGTSVKQFIKDFYGFREGFLGVVAAMNVIFPLAFAIIFAIGIKSFNFQKR; this is encoded by the exons ATGGAAAGAACTAGTTTTCAGAAAGCGAGTAACAGTTTGAGAAGAGACTCCTCAGCGTGGAAGAGAGATTCAGGAATGGAGATTTTCTCCAGGTCTTCTAGagaagaagacgacgaagaagctttgaaATGGGCTGCTCTTGAGAAGCTCCCAACCTTTGACCGTCTAAGGAAAGGAATCCTCACTGCCTCTCATGGTATCAACCAGATCGACATTGAGAAGCTTGGATTCCAAGATACCAAGAAACTGCTCGAGAGGCTTATCAAAGTCGGTGACGACGAGCATGAGaagctcctctggaaactcaagAACCGTATCGACAG gGTTGGAATCGATCTTCCGACAATAGAAGTACGGTTTGATCATCTAAAAGTTGAAGCAGAGGTTCATGTCGGTGGCAGAGCTTTACCCACGTTCGTTAATTTCATGTCCAACTTTGCAGAT AAGCTACTGAACTCTCTGCATCTCCTTCCCAACCGGAAGAAGAAGTTCACTATACTCAATGACGTCAGTGGAATCGTTAAGCCCGGCAG GATGGCGTTGCTTTTGGGTCCTCCAAGTTCTGGCAAAACGACCCTTTTGCTTGCCTTGGCGGGAAAGCTTGACCATGAACTAAAG GAAACTGGAAGAGTGACATACAATGGTCATGGAATGAATGAGTTTGTGCCACAAAGAGCAGCTGCATACATCGGTCAAAACGATGTTCACATCGGTGAAATGACTGTTCGTGAGACTTTTGCTTACGCGGCTCGCTTCCAAGGTGTTGGTTCACGTTACG ATATGTTGACGGAGTTGGCAAGAAGGGAGAAGGAAGCAAACATCAAACCTGATCCTGATATTGATGTCTTCATGAAGGCAACATCAACAGCAGGTGAAGAAACAAATGTGATGACAGATTATATCCTCAAG ATCTTAGGCCTTGAAGTCTGCGCAGACACCATGGTCGGTGATGATATGTTGAGAGGTATCTCCGGAGGACAAAAGAAGCGTGTCACAACTGGTGAGATGCTGGTTGGACCGTCTAGAGCTTTGTTCATGGACGAGATATCCACTGGTTTAGACAGCTCAACGACGTACCAGATCGTGAACTCTCTAAGAAACTATGTTCACATCTTCAACGGGACAGCTCTGATCTCTCTGCTTCAGCCTGCCCCCGAGACATTCGATCTCTTCGATGATATTTTCCTCATTGCGGAAGGAGAGATCATCTACGAGGGCCCTCGTGAGCATGTGGTGGAGTTCTTTGAGACCATGGGATTCAAATGTCCTCCAAGAAAAGGCGTTGCTGATTTTCTTCAAGAAGTGACGTCAAAGAAAGACCAAATGCAGTACTGGTCGCGACCTGATGAGCCTTATAGGTTCATAAGAGTGAGGGAGTTCGCAGAGGCGTTTCAATCGTTCCATGTTGGGAGGAGAATGGGAGATGAGCTTGCCGTGCCGTTTGACAAGAAGAAGAGCCATCCAGCTGCTTTAACCACCAAGAAGTATGGAGTTGGAATCAAGGAGCTTGTCAACACCAGCTTCTCCAGAGAGTACTTACTCATGAAAAGAAACTCATTCGTTTACTACTTCAAATTCGGACAA CTGCTGGTGATGGCATTTGCGACAATGACACTGTTCTTTAGGACAGAGATGCAAAAGAAGACTGTAGTAGATGGGAGTCTCTACACAGGAGCCTTGTTCTTCATCCTTATGATGCTCATGTTCAATGGAATGTCTGAACTTTCAATGACCATTGCAAAACTTCCTGTTTTTTACAAACAAAGAGACCTACTCTTCTACCCTGCATGGGTTTACTCTCTGCCTCCTTGGCTCCTCAAGATCCCTATAAGCTTCATCGAAGCCGCTCTCACAGCATTCATCACTTACTATGTCATcggttttgaccccaacattggAAG GTTGTTTAAGCAGTATATTCTGCTCGTGCTCATGAACCAGATGGCTTCAGCATTGTTTAAGATGGTGGCAGCATTGGGAAGAAACATGATCGTTGCAAACACATTTGGTGCATTTGCGATGCTTGTCTTCTTTGCCTTGGGTGGTGTGGTACTTTCAAAAG ATGATATTAAGAAGTGGTGGATTTGGGGTTACTGGATCTCGCCAATCATGTACGGACAGAACGCTATTGTTGCCAACGAGTTCTTCGGACACAGCTGGAGTCGA GCTGTCCCAAACTCAAGTGATACACTTGGAGTTACTGTCCTAAAGTCACGTGGGTTCTTACCACATGCATACTGGTACTGGATTGGAACTGGAGCTTTACTCGGATTCGTGGTGCTCTTTAACTTTGGCTTCACGCTAGCTCTAACATATCTCAACT CCTTGGGAAAGCCTCAAGCTGTTTTAACGGAAGAGCCTGCAAGTAACGAGACAGAACTTCTCGTGGTTGAagcaaataataagaaaaaaggaATGGTGCTTCCATTTGAGCCACATTCAATAACCTTCGACAATGTTATATACTCAGTAGACATGCCTCAG GAAATGATAGAGCAAGGGACACAAGAAGACAAACTTGTCCTGTTGAAAGGAGTGAATGGTGCATTCAGGCCAGGTGTCCTTACAGCGCTCATGGGTGTCTCTGGCGCTGGCAAAACAACTCTGATGGATGTTCTTGCCGGAAGGAAAACCGGTGGTTATATTGATGGCAACATCACTATCTCCGGTTACCCTAAGAACCAACAAACATTTGCACGTATCTCAGGATACTGCGAACAAACCGATATCCATTCCCCACATGTTACAGTCTACGAGTCCTTGGTTTACTCAGCTTGGTTACGTTTACCTAAAGAAGTTGATTCAAACACAAGAAAG ATGTTCATAGATGAAGTAATGGATCTGGTGGAGTTAACGCCCCTGAGGCAAGCACTAGTGGGACTACCTGGTGAGAGCGGTTTGTCAACGGAGCAAAGAAAGAGACTGACCATCGCTGTGGAGCTAGTTGCAAACCCTTCCATCATCTTCATGGATGAACCTACTTCAGGATTGGATGCACGAGCTGCTGCCATCGTTATGAGGACTGTGAGGAACACGGTGGATACAGGGAGAACAGTCGTTTGCACCATCCACCAGCCTAGCATTGACATATTCGAAGCCTTTGATGAG TTGTTCTTGCTGAAGCGTGGAGGTGAGGAGATCTACGTTGGACCTCTTGGCCACGAATCAAGCCATTTGATTAACTACTTTGAG AGTATTCAAGGCATCAGCAAGATCACAGAAGGGTACAACCCAGCAACGTGGATGCTTGAAGTTTCAACCACTTCTCAAGAAGCTGCTTTAAGAGTTGACTTCGCCCAACTCTACAAGAACTCAGAACTTTACAA GAGAAACAAGGATCTTATCAAGGAGCTAAGCCAACCAGCTCCAGGGTCAAAAGACTTATACTTCCCGACACAATACTCACAATCCTTCTGGACACAAtgcatggcttctctatggaaACAACACTGGTCCTACTGGAGAAACCCTCCTTACACCGCCGTTAGATTCCTATTCACAATCGGTATCGCTCTCATGTTCGGCACAATGTTCTGGGACCTCGGAGGCAAAAC GAGAACGCAACAAGATCTATCAAACGCTATGGGTTCAATGTACACAGCTGTTCTCTTCCTCGGACTACAAAACGCTGCATCAGTGCAACCAGTGGTCAACGTAGAGAGAACAGTCTTTTACCGAGAACAAGCCGCGGGAATGTACTCAGCCATGCCGTATGCTTTCGCTCAGGTGTTCATAGAGATGCCTTACGTCCTCGTGCAAGCGGTGGTGTACGGTCTCATAGTGTATGCGATGATAGGGTTCGAGTGGACCGCTGCTAAGTTCTTTTGGTACCTCTTCTTCATGTATGGATCGTTCTTGACTTTCACCTTTTACGGTATGATGGCTGTTGCTATGACACCTAACCACCACATCGCCTCCGTCGTCTCCTCCGCTTTCTACGGCATATGGAATCTCTTCTCCGGCTTCCTCATCCCTCGTCCG AGTATGCCGGTTTGGTGGGAGTGGTACTACTGGCTTTGCCCAGTTTCATGGACATTGTATGGATTAATCACATCACAGTTCGGTGATATTACTACACCGATGGCAGATGGTACGAGCGTGAAGCAGTTTATTAAAGATTTCTATGGATTCAGAGAAGGTTTCTTGGGAGTGGTTGCTGCCATGAACGTCATCTTTCCATTGGCCTTTGCTATCATCTTTGCTATTGGAATCAAGAGTTTCAATTTCCAAAAGAGATAG